CCTGCGGGGCGCACGCGCCGCCGTCCGCCCAGCATAAGCCGCGCCCGGTCCGCTGGCAACGGCCTTCTTGCGGCCTCCGGGCGCATAAGCCCCGACCGCTGCGCGGTCATGGGGGGGCTCGCAATCCCTTTCAGAACACTGTGAAGCGCGGGAGAGATTGGGCTGCCAAGACGGCTTTGGGCAGGCAGGATACAGGAAGGCCGCGCGCAAGTGCGGGAGAAATTTTACGTTCAGACAAGGAATGGACTGCCCGCAACGGGTCTGGACCAAAGAGCGTTGTCCCCGTTTTGACGCCGCCTGAGCACAAAAGCCCCCCGCGCTCAGGCCAGGGGAAGCGCCTCCCCCAGATCCACCCCATTCTGACCAACCAAAGCGCGGAAGGGATATATTTCCACCCCGCTCCGCCTAGCGGCCGCATACAGGGCGGCGTACTCCGGGTCAATGCAGTCCGCCGGGGCAAAGCAACGGCCGTCGGGCCGCTGCACCAGATAAAACATGGCGGCCCTTTGACCGTGGGCCACAATATCCATGAGCTCCCGCAAATGCTTGCGCCCGCGTTCGCTGGCCGCATCCGGAAAACAGGCCGCATCGTCTTCCACCAGGGTGACGTTTTTGCACTCTACCCAAAGAGGCGGCAGGCCCGGCCCGCTGAACAGACCGTCCAGGCGGCTCTGGCCGCGCCGGGCCTCGCGGGTCAGCTGCGTATAGCCGATGGCAAAAGGCAGCCGACCGGCCTTGAAGGCCGCTTCAAGCATTTTGTTGGGCACGGAGGTATTGACGCCCACCCAAAAGCCGTCTTCCGCACCCGGCGGCAGATCAGGCGGCGGCGGACAGGCCGTACGGGCCAGCCAGACGCCTTCCTGGGTATATTTGAGCTTGCGGGCGGGATTGGCCGCCGGCGAGGCCAGCACAGGCGCGCCAGGCCGGGTCAGGCCCAGCATGCTGCCGGAATTGTTGCTGTGGATCCAGAGCGGCCCTTGCGCCGTACGTATTTCCACGCTAAAGCGGTTACGCCGCTGCACAAAGGCCCCCACCACGCAGCCGGACGGCAAAGGCAGCAAAGGCGGTCTGTCCGCGTCTGCTGGCGGCGCATTGCCGGTTCTGTTCTGGTTCTGGCGCATTTACACCCTGGGCTGAAATTGATAAAACTCTTCACGGTCCGCAGGCGCGGGCCGCAATCGCCCCCTTTGTGCCGCAAGGAGCCCCCATGCAGATATCGCACCGTCTGAGCAATATCAAACCTTCCCTGACCCTCAGCGTCAACAGCCGCGCGCTGGAGCTCAAAGCGCAGGGCGTATCCGTCACCAGCCTGGCCGTGGGCGAACCGGACTTTCCCACTCCTCCGCACGTCTGCGCTGCGGCCAAGGCCGCCATAGACGCCAACTTCTGCCACTATACCGCCGTGCCCGGCATCCCGGAGCTGCGCAAGGCCGCAGGCGACTACTTCGGACGCGCCTACGGCGTGCCCGTACCGCGAGAATCCATCATCATCGGCGCGGGCGGCAAACACTGCCTGTATAATTTCATCCAGACCACCATCAATCCCGGCGACGAGGTGCTTTTGCCCGCCCCCTACTGGCTGAGCTACCCGGACATGGTCATGCTGGCCGAAGGCGTACCCGTGCCCGTGTCCGCCGGGCCGGAGCAGAACTTCAAGGTCACCCCGGCCATGCTGGAGGCCCACCGCACGGCCAAGACCCGCCTGCTCATCCTCAATTCGCCCAGCAACCCCACCGGGGCCGTCTACACTGAGGCGGAGTTCACGGCCATCATGGACTGGGCCCTGAGCCAGGGCATCTTTGTACTCTCGGACGAAATCTACGACCAGCTCGTGTTTTCGCCGGCCACCATGACCAGCGCCATTGGCTGGTTTGCCGAATACCCCCGGCAGGTGGCCGTGCTCAACGGCCTTTCCAAAAGCTATGCCATGACCGGCTGGCGCGTGGGCTTTCTGGCCGCGCACCCGGATTTGATCAAAAAAATCTCCTCCATGCAGGGGCACAGCACGTCCAATATCTGCTCCATCGCGCAAAAGGCGGCCCTGGCGGCCCTTACCGGCCCCATGGACGGTGTGCGCGAAATGTGCCGGGCTTTCCAGCGCCGCCGCGACCTGGCCATGCATATTATCGAGGACTGGCCCTTTGCCGTCTGTCCCAGGCCGGACGGAGCCTTCTACCTCTTTGTGGACGTGCGCAAATGCTTCGGCCGCCTGGCCGCCAATTCCACAGACATCTGCACCCGGCTGCTGGACAAGGCCCATGTGGCTGTGGTGCCGGGAGCGGCCTTCGGCGACGATAACTGCATCCGCTTTTCCTACGCCGTGGCCGACGACGTGCTGGCCAAGGCCCTGGACAGGATTGGCGCGGAACTGGCCGTGCTGGCCGAAGCCGCTCAGA
The sequence above is a segment of the Desulfovibrio legallii genome. Coding sequences within it:
- a CDS encoding DNA/RNA nuclease SfsA, giving the protein MRQNQNRTGNAPPADADRPPLLPLPSGCVVGAFVQRRNRFSVEIRTAQGPLWIHSNNSGSMLGLTRPGAPVLASPAANPARKLKYTQEGVWLARTACPPPPDLPPGAEDGFWVGVNTSVPNKMLEAAFKAGRLPFAIGYTQLTREARRGQSRLDGLFSGPGLPPLWVECKNVTLVEDDAACFPDAASERGRKHLRELMDIVAHGQRAAMFYLVQRPDGRCFAPADCIDPEYAALYAAARRSGVEIYPFRALVGQNGVDLGEALPLA
- a CDS encoding pyridoxal phosphate-dependent aminotransferase; protein product: MQISHRLSNIKPSLTLSVNSRALELKAQGVSVTSLAVGEPDFPTPPHVCAAAKAAIDANFCHYTAVPGIPELRKAAGDYFGRAYGVPVPRESIIIGAGGKHCLYNFIQTTINPGDEVLLPAPYWLSYPDMVMLAEGVPVPVSAGPEQNFKVTPAMLEAHRTAKTRLLILNSPSNPTGAVYTEAEFTAIMDWALSQGIFVLSDEIYDQLVFSPATMTSAIGWFAEYPRQVAVLNGLSKSYAMTGWRVGFLAAHPDLIKKISSMQGHSTSNICSIAQKAALAALTGPMDGVREMCRAFQRRRDLAMHIIEDWPFAVCPRPDGAFYLFVDVRKCFGRLAANSTDICTRLLDKAHVAVVPGAAFGDDNCIRFSYAVADDVLAKALDRIGAELAVLAEAAQN